In Camelina sativa cultivar DH55 chromosome 17, Cs, whole genome shotgun sequence, the genomic stretch AACTTGaaagtaaaaatacaaaaactatgcACACCATGTCTGTGTAGCCTAAACTGGCAAGTAAtgtaaacacaaaattaaattatcacacatatattttcaaagaaTCAGTGTCACCTCTTCGACGTTTCGAGCTGTTCTTGCAGGTGCTTCTAAGAATAGCAGGTCATGTTCCTTGACAAACTGTTCTCCTTCCTCTTTGCTAACAGCTCTCTTGTGAGCAAGATCGCATTTGTTCCCAATTAGCATAATACTCATATTAGGATTTGCATGTTGCTGTGCATCCTCCAAAGCATTATGGTTAAATGTCTCTCCCCTGCAACCAAAAAGAACCAGAATTTTGAGCTTTGAGGGCAGAAAGATCAACACATGATAAAACTCTCGCAAACCTTCTTATATGTCTTTCATACTTGgtaaaaatttccacaaaaaaacaaaacaaaaaacaatgaagattaagtcaaacaaatataaattgaaactaagattaaatcaaaggaaaaaaacagcAACAAGAACAAATCGAACCCTAACCGCAACAGCcaaaagagacaaagagagaaactaaCCATGCCCTTCATCTTAGAAGTAACGTGTCCACTACATTGTTGCTTGAGCTTAGTAAGGATGCATCTCTCGTGATTATCAGAGGATCCCTATGCATTGGAACATAAGTCACAAATCTACATCATGATTAAAGCAAAGAAAACGCAGTTTTTAAATACTAAAAGAGATTTATGCAAGACAGTCTAGTGCCAAGATTCCAAACAGTTGACATACCAAATCGTAAAAACTATCAATCCAAAGATAATTccatcaaaaaacaaaacctaataGCTCACCTTCTTCGATGAAGACAGACAACCCGAAATCAGTAGCTTTAAGCATAGCATTCTCCTCTTTACTAGAAAGCAATAAATTCTCAGGCTTGAGATCTCGATGAACCACACCCATAAAATGACAAATCTGAACAACATTGACAATAGACCTAATTTGATACTTTCTGATCCCTAGAACAGGGTAACGAATCGGAAATAGAAAAGATTAAGGAACAAGGGGCGAGACTTACCTTTGCCGATGTTTGCGGCGGCGATATGACGTGATGCGAGAAAGAGGGATCCTCTGTTTGCTTTGGATTCCATGAATTCTCGTCTGACAGAGGGATCGCTGTGatgcgagaaagagagagagagagatacatggGCTCGCTATCGTTGGCTCTAGATCTAAGCNaacaaaacaaaaaacaatgaagattaagtcaaacaaatataaattgaaactaagattaaatcaaaggaaaaaaacagcAACAAGAACAAATCGAACCCTAACCGCAACAGCcaaaagagacaaagagagaaactaaCCATGCCCTTCATCTTAGAAGTAACGTGTCCACTACATTGTTGCTTGCTTGAGCTTAGTAAGGATGCATCTCTCGTGATTATCAGAGGATCCCTATGCATTGGAACATAAGTCACAAATCTACATCATGATTAAAGCAAAGAAAACGCAGTTTTTAAATACTAAAAGAGATTTATGCAAGACAGTCTAGTGTCAAGATTCCAAACAGTTGACATACCAAATCGTAAAAACTATCAATCCAAAGATAATTccatcaaaaaacaaaacctaataGCTCACCTTCTTCGATGAAGACAGACAACCCGAAATCAGTAGCTTTAAGCATAGCATTCTCCTCTTTACTAGAAAGCAATAAATTCTCAGGCTTGAGATCTCGATGAACCACACCCATAAAATGACAAATCTGAACAACATTGACAATAGACCTAATTTGATACTTTCTGATCCCTAGAACAGGGTAACGAATCGGAAATAGAAAAGATTAAGGAACAAGGGGCGAGACTTACCTTTGCCGATGTTTGCGGCGGCGATATGACGTGATGCGAGAAAGAGGGATCCTCTGTTTGCTTTGGATTCCATGAATTCTCGTCTGACAGAGGGATCGCTGTGatgcgagaaagagagagagagagatacatggGCTCGCTATCGTTGGCTCTAGATCTaagcaatctctctctctttctttctttctttcttgctttctctctctcttctctgggCTGAAACAAGATGAATGTTAGATGTCGGGTCAAATGGAAGATAGGAATTGTGAAGGCTTCGCAGCAAATGGGACAATCGAGAATCTCAAGATCCATTAGCATCGTCGAGCGTTTCTTACCCTCTCTGTTCGTTCTGTCACTGGGAGATAAAGAAGAAAGCTGTCTCTTTTGCGGGAGAATGGTGTGAGATCCATTTCCTTGGCCGGAAGCTTTTGAAATCGACGCTCCAACCATGTCAGAGAGAAAATTAGGTCTGATTTTTTCAAAGTGTGGAAGGTGAAAAGGAAAGAGTATTAttcaacaaaatttatatttagaaaTGATGTAAATAATAAAGTTAGCATCATTTTGATAATTGATGTTAACTAAATATTTAACAACGTTTTTGAGAATTGATGTTAACTAAATAATTAACATCATTTCTATTTTCTgatactaataaaatatttggcATTATTTATTAAGTGATGCTAAAAttaatatagattaatataagggaaaattataaataaaggatctttttccaaaaatttggccatctatacttttttttgaaaagtttggttATATAGGGTTTTGGATATAAAAATAGCCAATTATACCCTTAGTTCTATTTTcagataaaatttgttgtttttttgtcgcctgaaattttaaaatcagtaaaaatcgaaataaggaaaattgagaaaataagtCTAGTGAGCCTAATTTTTCGTAATGGGTCttgagaaaataatgaaattgtgACTTTGTCTcgacaaattaagaaaacagaaGGGATcgagaaattgagaaaaaacTCTTCGAAATATTCACCTTTTTTTACCATTGAATCTTCTAACTTTAAACAGCAGCATCACCAAGATTAGCATCAGTACGCTTTTCTAATACATCATTAGTCAGCTTAGGTGAATTCCTTGAAATAATACCTACTTATTTTCCCACATCAACTTCCACATTACAACCATTGCTACTATCAGCTGGGAACTTATTCAGATCGAACTGGATTTTACTCCTATCACCATCAACTACTCTTTTGTATGTAACACACGACCGaatcatgtttatctttttcagatatgcaagaaaatttTTCATACCTCTATCATTTGTCAATACAACAGGAGGACAATCAACTTTAACCTCTATGGGTAGATAactgaattccacatcaaacatattttgctctatttcatagtcttctgaaaccataaccttcaactcttcaagagaTTTAGTGGGTTGCAAAGTCAATAATCTAGCACGTTTTTCTTCAGcatcaataaatctccactccttcttggcatccagtgtccatacaccacaagtaacatagatttgcatcataaacaggtaagtgaaagcttttgtggaaggtggaagagatggtgaCCGATCACGTTAAGGTATAATgtcgatttttcttaatttgtttatcttctaaataatttagaatacgcattctaaaatgtattagaacaaatctaaacaataattacgaaatcttaaccataaattaagaatatttaaaaaatatttaaaaatattcactttccttatttaatttattttctttctatttttagggtattctaaggtttacagattacaaattctaaaaatttctatgatatatcttctacttgttttagtatatagggtaaaacgtagaaaacgaattctgaattgatgtagaatgaagaaaaacgtagaatacatattcttaattttgtagaacatacaaaattcaggttctgaaatttttagaacaaattttccgtctaaacttcgtagaacatttacaaactgtagaatgaacaatctaaatgtttcagaaagagaaaaaatcgtagaaagtctattctaaacaatttagaccagaaatcagcaatttacaaactgatttttaacacccaaaacatttttttttcaaattttttttttcacagttgtatactaacatgggttttctgtttgtttattggttcaaaCTCCTAAAAATTTCACTATTTCTGTTAGTAGGGGTattttcgtcacaattgacaattttcaaaaaaagtgtaaatggccaaatttttggaaaaaatcatttatttataattttcccttaatataaatgatactaactaaaaaaaatgatgctaaaaatgaattatcatatcatttaataaataaagtgatgttaatttttttaggtttactggatttgaaattaaaattatgtcTACATTATAATTTGTAAGAATAATTAGTAactaattattacaaattttgttaTGATACACAATATTGATTATATTTGTCACACATATATTGTTACTTATTTATAGCTAatttaccacaaaaaaataattagtaactaattattacaaatttagtcACGTTCCTAAATAGTGagtatatttgttacaaaaatatagttACTTATTAGTAGCAAATTACCACAAACTTTATTAGTATCTACGGTTGTCACTATTATTTACAAATGGTTACAATTTTGctacaaaatttttttattttaattttgtcacTAATTAGTAATAAATAGTCGCAAATATTTGctacaaattttatttgtgACATTTGCCGAAGCTATGTCATCCAATATTTGTAGTGATACCTCTTAAAAGAAGTTCTGATGTGTGTCGGGTGCTAACATTGGGATCAgctcaagaacaagaaccatATAAGGAGAACGGTATTCTAAGTATTATACTTCTGGTCGATGCATGAAGGGGCCGGGGTTGTATATTATATAGCCCATGTTTATCATTAGCATGTTTAGGTTATAATGAGCTTTGATGTCAGATATGAAAAAATCGATATGATGCAATTACCATCAGAGAATATTACTAAAGATGTGTTCATGACTTATGAGGGGAGGTTAGCTTGTGTTGAAACTCGATGATTAGTCTCTACGGTCAGCTCAAGAAAAAAGATATGGTCAAGAAGCTAGAACGTGAAATGGTGGAGAACGATGTGAAGATGGACAGTCAAAAGGACAACAATGTTTTGAATTTATGCAGAGTTATAGAAGAGATGTACTGTAATCTTCATGAAATCATGttaaaaagagaggaaagatgATGGAGTGATGAATATCGAAGTAGGATTAGCTATTTGTTGAAGCTGGAGTGGACACCGGTAGGACCGAAGCTGGATATGAGCATACCGAGTTTGTTGATTTTCTTGGCTTTGTGCGGAAGGGAATGAATCCAAGGTTGAGGATCGGAATTGGTTGATTCggtaagaaagaagaaaattggGATGCATTTATTGACGCTAAAAGTATGGTCGGTTTTTTTGGGGGTGACTGGTGGCCTTCTAGCAATTGTGGGTGCCATTGTTGGTTGCGATGCGTGGCTCCTTTAAGAGTACCCTATTTTATGTGTGTGTATCTCGTTCTAAAGCACCCCCATTATGTTTGGTTCGCTTTGCTATTATATAGTCACTAGAT encodes the following:
- the LOC104758070 gene encoding uncharacterized protein LOC104758070 isoform X6; its protein translation is MVGASISKASGQGNGSHTILPQKRQLSSLSPSDRTNREGKKRSTMLMDLEILDCPICCEAFTIPIFHLTRHLTFILFQPREEREKARKKERKRERLLRSRANDSEPMYLSLSLSRITAIPLSDENSWNPKQTEDPSFSHHVISPPQTSAKGSSDNHERCILTKLKQQCSGHVTSKMKGMGRDI
- the LOC104758070 gene encoding calcium/calmodulin-dependent protein kinase type II subunit delta-like isoform X4, which encodes MVGASISKASGQGNGSHTILPQKRQLSSLSPSDRTNREGKKRSTMLMDLEILDCPICCEAFTIPIFHLTRHLTFILFQPREEREKARKKERKRERLLRSRANDSEPMYLSLSLSRITAIPLSDENSWNPKQTEDPSFSHHVISPPQTSAKICHFMGVVHRDLKPENLLLSSKEENAMLKATDFGLSVFIEEDL
- the LOC104758070 gene encoding calcium/calmodulin-dependent protein kinase type II subunit delta-like isoform X5 → MVGASISKASGQGNGSHTILPQKRQLSSLSPSDRTNREGKKRSTMLMDLEILDCPICCEAFTIPIFHLTRHLTFILFQPREEREKARKKERKRERLLRSRANDSEPMYLSLSLSRITAIPLSDENSWNPKQTEDPSFSHHVISPPQTSAKICHFMGVVHRDLKPENLLLSSKEENAMLKATDFGLSVFIEEDL
- the LOC104758070 gene encoding calcium/calmodulin-dependent protein kinase type II delta chain-like isoform X2; amino-acid sequence: MVGASISKASGQGNGSHTILPQKRQLSSLSPSDRTNREGKKRSTMLMDLEILDCPICCEAFTIPIFHLTRHLTFILFQPREEREKARKKERKRERLLRSRANDSEPMYLSLSLSRITAIPLSDENSWNPKQTEDPSFSHHVISPPQTSAKICHFMGVVHRDLKPENLLLSSKEENAMLKATDFGLSVFIEEGIL
- the LOC104758070 gene encoding calcium/calmodulin-dependent protein kinase type II delta chain-like isoform X7 → MDLTPFSRKRDSFLLYLPVTERTERPREEREKARKKERKRERLLRSRANDSEPMYLSLSLSRITAIPLSDENSWNPKQTEDPSFSHHVISPPQTSAKICHFMGVVHRDLKPENLLLSSKEENAMLKATDFGLSVFIEEGIL
- the LOC104758070 gene encoding calcium/calmodulin-dependent protein kinase type II delta chain-like isoform X1 — translated: MVGASISKASGQGNGSHTILPQKRQLSSLSPSDRTNREGKKRSTMLMDLEILDCPICCEAFTIPIFHLTRHLTFILFQPREEREKARKKERKRERLLRSRANDSEPMYLSLSLSRITAIPLSDENSWNPKQTEDPSFSHHVISPPQTSAKICHFMGVVHRDLKPENLLLSSKEENAMLKATDFGLSVFIEEGIL
- the LOC104758070 gene encoding calcium/calmodulin-dependent protein kinase type II delta chain-like isoform X8; the encoded protein is MDLTPFSRKRDSFLLYLPVTERTERPREEREKARKKERKRERLLRSRANDSEPMYLSLSLSRITAIPLSDENSWNPKQTEDPSFSHHVISPPQTSAKICHFMGVVHRDLKPENLLLSSKEENAMLKATDFGLSVFIEEGIL